TGATGCTCATGGCACGGCTGGAGATGCCGGTGTCTGGGTGCACTTGCTTCATCACCTTGTAGATGTAGATTCCATAGCTCTCCTTTCTCTTTCTGCGTCTCTTCTTGTCGGTACGGGGAGCACCCTTGGCCTTACCGGCCTTCTTCTGTCCCTTTCCACTTGGTTTAGGAGGCATGATGATTGTTTGGTTGTCGATTGAAAATCGGAATGATGAAAACTTGAAGTCTCGCACTATTTATAGTTTGCAATATGCAAATTATTATCCAAAACGGGTTTCACCTCTGCCCGCCTTAAATGTACCGCTCAAAAAGACCCGAAATGATTGGCTACGTGTTGCACACGACACTACAGCTCCGAGGTGAAAAGACACGACCATTGGCTACGCGTTGCACACGGCGTAAAAATTGTTGATGTCAGTGCGGACGTCGTACAAATCACTTCTCCAACAGAGACGATGGCGCTTATTTTAAACTGGTTTCATTGGTTGATAGAAAAATCCGGTGAAACCACGGTTGGAGCCGTTGGTGAGCTTATAAAAACCCTCAAACCGCGGCAAAGTTTCATCATTCTGAATTTTTCTTGTTGAATTTTAACCTCAACAAATCTAACAATCATGTCTGGACGTGGAAAGGGAGGAAAGGCACGAGCCAAGGCAAAGAGCCGATCCGCAAGAGCTGGGCTTCAGTTCCCCGTGGGCCGTGTCCACCGTTTCCTTCGCAAGGGCAACTATGCCCAGAGAGTCGGAGCTGGTGCCCCGGTCTACTTGGCTGCCGTCATGGAGTACTTGGCCGCTGAGATCCTCGAGTTGGCCGGTAACGCCGCCCGTGACAACAAGAAGACAAGAATCAACCCCCGTCACTTGCAACTTGCCATCCGCAACGACGAAGAGTTGAACAAGCTTCTCAGTGGAGTCACCATCGCTCAAGGTGGTGTACTGCCCAACATCCAGGCTGTTCTTCTGCCCAAGAAGACCGCCAAGGCTGCCAAATAAGCGCTGTAACTTCATCTTCAAaaaccaaccggctcttttcagagccaccacttaTTCAAAAAAGAGATACGTTCCTATGTCTGTcgtgttattttaattttattataaaaacaaaaacaaacttttttgtagGCCCTAAttcttaaattatttttatactTAATGTCAAGACTCTGAGTTCTAAAATGATATAACCTTATCCCTACTTTTATCAGTTTTTTTTACCtggaattgttttgttaaacaaTTCCACAGCATGCTCCAATAATGGCAATGCTGGTATCAATGCCAATCCCCTGACATTCCTGATATGAATAATAAATTTATCCTTTTTCACATATTTTTTGGTCAATTTCTATAGTATTTAATTAGTAACTTATTGCTTACCCAACAGTTCCTAGTCCTCggttaatttttatttagtgATGTATTTTAATTACCGAGGGGACCCAAGCACAGCAGGGGGCACAACATTCATTAGGTTTTTAGTTTTACACCGAGGAAATGCAATTAAAATAGGACAAGAAAACAGGATTTTGAACACGAACTGAACTTACAGTTCATCAattgaatttgtttgtattctCTGTAGGACCAGGCCTATGATGTTGTACACTGTATCGTGTTTGTGATATAGGCCCTAGCAgtctaaaataaaaaacattcagtgaactacaaaattcaacattttgctAAATGTCACTAGTAACAACAAAATACCGCAGTGTAGTTTCTAATTTATAGACGGTTGTGAACCTTTTGTAATATATTCATGCAGTTTATATTTAACACTATGTAACAAACCGAGCACCGGAATACATGTTATACGCTCATACTCCCATAAACACTCTCACAAGATACAACCTTTGTTTTGTGACCACCTACCTATATTAATATTGACAAACTTCATAGTATTGTTTATAATGAGATCGATGTCTACTTGACTATTCCTATAAAACAGTCAGTAGGATGGTATTCCATCCATAACCAATAGTGTGTTTTTGAACGTGAGATGTCGACGCTTGGCGAATGTAGCAAAACCGTATTTGAAAAGCTCTTACAAAATAAAGTTCCCTGTCTGTTTGGTGTATCATGTTAAACCCAATCATCCTATGTTCACTAGATCACATAGACTAATGTTGTCTAGAAATCATTGCAGTTGTTGAAAGATTTGGCTATAGGCTACTTAACACGCGTTAACTCAAGATCGGGCTTTCCGTTATGCATCATGTCTTGAACACAAACGAGCAACCTTGGTTCTGTACTGCCCGGTCCAATTAAATGCTAATTAGTGCTCAGCCCGACTCACCTGTATTAAAGGCCAGCAGACCACTATACCTGGCACACTCATTAGCTACCGCCATCCTGAAATCAATAAACCTAACCAGAGTGACCACAGCAACAGTTCTGGTTGATGGACCCACTTTAATATTTTCATGGTggtggtcttgttttttttttctttttcgatgttacatgtacatgcagggTTGTGCATCATCCCCCTGTGTGTAGGGTTGTGCATCATCCCTGTGTTAAATAGGCCTATAGCAGGCCCCGCATGCAGGACCGTAACCTCACAGCTGAAACCTTTCAGAGCGCACATTGGAATAACATTATATAGATACACGTGCATTATCGGCTTTGTGTCAATATTTAAAACGTCTTAACTTTTTCTTGGCGAATGCATATAAGGAGTGTAatgtcctttaaaggcacagtgggcacttggtaattgttaaagaccatgtcttctcgcttggtgtatctcaacgtatgcataaaataacctgtgaaaatttgagctcaattggtcatcgagagttgcaagataatatagaaagaaaaaacaacattgtcacacgaagttgtgcttacagatgcttgatttcgagacctcaagttctaaatctgaggtctcgaaatcgaattcgtggaaaatcacttctttctcgaaaattaagTCACTACAGAGGgatctgtttctcacaatgttttatactatcaacctcttcccattactggttaccgagtaaggttttatgcttataattattttgagtaattaccaatatagtgtccactgacagCATGTTCACTCCTCCATGTTTGCGTTCGTCAttattttttggagtaattaggTCGCTACCTTTAATTAAGTATAATAAAAGATATCATTCAATCTATTTCATGGTCACTATATTGAATGGGAATGTATAGGAacggttaaagacagtggacactattggtaattgtcaaagactagtctagTCTTCACCGTTGGTGTatctctcaacatatgcataaaataacaaacctgtgaaaatttgagctcaatcggtcataaaagttgcgagataataatgaaagaagaaaacacccttttctcacgaagttgtgtgcgtttagatgcttgattaagagacctcaagttctaaacccgaggtctcgaaatcaaattcgtggaaaattacttctttctcaaaaactatggcacttcagagagagccgtttctcacaatgttttatacctctccccgttactcgttaccaagtaattttgtatgataataattattttgagtaattaccaacagtgtccactgcctttaaaacctacTTATTTTATTTCTAATTCCTCGAACCATGTTGAAACTGCTCCTtcgtttattaaaataaaatgcacacctagcctttaaaataaactaaactaaacagACAGCTCAGTAATCTCTTTTTTGAAtatgtggtggctctgaaaagagtcgtcgaagttgcgagataataatggggaaaaaacacccttgtcacacgaagttgtgtgctttctgatgcttgatttcgagacctcaaattctaaacttgaggtctcgaaatcacattcgtggaaaattacttctttctcgaatactacattactttagagggagccgtttctcacaatgttttataccatcaacccctcTCCgatactctttaccaagtaaggttttatgctaataattattttgagttattaccaatagtgtccactgcctttaaaaatgtcagCGAATGTTCATTTTTGTCTGTTCTATGATTATAATAATGCACAACATTATTTCctcattgtttattgtttagtCCTATTTACGTTATTATTTTTCCCAGGCCAATTGAACCTTGGACCAACCATGGAGGCTGTCGGTTCATAATCGATTTATCAAGAATCATAAAAAACAGATGATCTAGATCGCACGGTATTATCATCAAGGGTTTTATTGATTCGTCATATAAAATTGATGACAATGGGCATGTTGCGTGAACAATCCACATCAGAGtataacaatattattatcTGTATGTGTGATGGGTTCCACGCTAATAatgtaaaaccatggaggtagaaataaacCCCCAATGGATGGAATTCGTTTCTGAGGGGAAAAAGGCACATGCATGCCTGATGGGGAattcttcacggaggcaacacgAGGCGATCATTACCTTGGtcttcttaaagtcacctggaaatagaattgtttttctttcaaacataagagtatatgcttacgaacaataaaacaatttttttagtaattgtttgtcacgatttatgaGTTTAAGAAATATATAAAgctgtttgggggctgactccgcctaccctttttgtgacgtaaatcgaggcagactttgcctgcaatgcgtatagaaAACAtgcacacgtgcaaagtacatgtacgcccaagtcgtgagttggcacgtttcaaaaagtgtttttctgcattcagcagcaatacacctggtcggcattgccggaaaaaaacagaaacatctttttttgaaacgtacaaactcacgacttggtccgtacatgtactttgcaattgtgtttactctacgcattacaggcaaagtctgcctcgattgacgtcacgaacagcgctctctcgggtcggggtctactcttaaatttgtaaataacataagaactgattttttt
Above is a genomic segment from Asterias amurensis chromosome 6, ASM3211899v1 containing:
- the LOC139938635 gene encoding histone H2A, which produces MSGRGKGGKARAKAKSRSARAGLQFPVGRVHRFLRKGNYAQRVGAGAPVYLAAVMEYLAAEILELAGNAARDNKKTRINPRHLQLAIRNDEELNKLLSGVTIAQGGVLPNIQAVLLPKKTAKAAK